TGGCACGGAGGCATTGGCTGGAGAGGGCATGATCCTTACAGCTGGAGGCGTTGACAGCCATATTCACTTTATTTGTCCGCAGCAAATTGAGACAGCGATCGCCTCTGGCATTACTACCATGATTGGCGGCGGCACTGGTCCAGCTACCGGAACGAACGCCACAACTTGCACTCCCGGTCCCTGGAACATTCACAGGATGCTACAAGCAGCGGATGCCTTTCCTGTAAACTTGGGCTTCTTAGGCAAAGGTAACAGCAGCCAACCGCAAGGACTGATTGAGCAAGTAGCAGCTGGGGCAATGGGCTTGAAGTTGCATGAAGACTGGGGGACTACGCCAGCAGCCATTGATACTTGTTTAAGCGTTGCTGATGAGTATGACGTGCAAGTGGCAATTCACACAGATACGTTGAATGAAGCTGGGTTTGTGGAAGCTAGCATCACCGCCTTCAAAGGTCGTGCCATTCACACCTACCACACCGAGGGAGCAGGAGGCGGTCACGCACCGGACATTATCAAAGTTTGCGGCGAAGCGAATGTTTTGCCTTCTTCCACCAATCCCACGCGGCCTTATACAGTCAACACCTTGGATGAACACCTAGATATGCTGATGGTTTGCCACCACCTCGATCCAGGTATCCCGGAAGATGTTGCCTTTGCCGAGTCACGCATTCGTCGCGAGACGATCGCTGCTGAAGACATCCTGCACGACTTAGGCGCATTCAGTATGATTGCTTCCGACTCCCAAGCGATGGGAAGGGTCGGAGAAGTAATTATTCGCACCTGGCAAACAGCCCATAAAATGAAGGTACAGCGGGGTCAGTTGGCTGAAGATACCCAGCACAACGATAATTTCCGGGCAAAGCGTTATGTTGCCAAGTACACGATTAACCCAGCAATTACCCACGGCATTGCCAACTATGTCGGTTCAGTCGAAGTCGGGAAACTGGCAGATTTGTGCCTCTGGCATCCGGCATTTTTCGGCGTGAAACCCCAAATAGTCATTAAGGGAGGTGCGATCGCTTGGTCACAAATGGGGGATGCCAATGCCAGTATCCCCACACCCCAGCCGGTTCACATGCGACCAATGTTTGGTAGTTTTGGCGGAGCGATCGCCGCCACCTCATTAACATTTATCTCTCAACTAGCCTTAGAAAAGGAAATACCAGCCCAGCTAGGTTTGCACAAGTCAGCGGTTGCAGTTTCAGGAACGCGGCAGCTGAATAAGAAAGAGATGAAATTAAACGATGCCCTACCTCAGATGGAAGTCGATCCAGAAACCTATGAAGTCAGAGCCGATGGAATACTACTCACCTGCGAACCAGCAACCATCTTACCCTTAGCCCAACGCTACTTTTTGTTTTAGTGAGTAGTGGGATAAAAGGCATTCTCTCTAGTCTCTAACCCCTAACCCCTAACCCCTACTTTCGCTTTTTCAACACCAAAACTCCTTCAGAGTTCACCTGGTAAGCTTCACCCACGTAGCCAGTTCGGTCATAGAGTATTTGGTGAATGTACTGGTCTAGTTTGGCTTCATCACGGATATTAGGTCGGTAGAAGCTTTTTATTTTCTCTTCTACACCCATAGCTTGTAGGCGAGCGTGAAGTTTCTTGTTATCGCCTGCAAAATAAGCATTTCGCGCAGTTTCATCCTGGAAAAAGCTCCTGATAATAGGCGCAGGAACGCCGCCAATCGTAAACTGCCCTTCAGTAAGCAGAACGAACCAAATCCATCCACATAGGAGAAAGGAAAGGGAAATTAGCGTTGAAGCTAGTAGAGAAGCTTTCCGTGGCGCAGAACCGTAGCTTGATTTATACCGACCACGGCGTATTTTTTTTGATTGAAAAATAGGTAAGACCATAGTCCACCAGCTTGAAAAACGCGCCTTTACTTAGCCTTGGACAACGTTCATCTAAACATTAGCATCAAGCAATGCGACAAAGGTAGCCAAACTGGATAAATGCAGGCTATGTTTTTATTTAATACCAGTATATTGGTGCCGTTTTCAGTATTGGATTTTAAAATCGGCAAGCCGTACTTCAGATGACTGAGTGCTCACTTTCGCATAGCTACAGCTCTCAAAAGTCAACAGTAAGTAGATATAAGAATAATCCTTCGCAAGTAGGAGGTCAATTGAACAGTCAAGGGGAAAAATTATACAGACACTGAATAATATTACAAAATTTTAACTTATCGTAAACTGAGCGATTCCATGACCGCGCAATCCTCTCCCCTTGACCGTATCCTTGTTGTAGATGATTCTCCAGATAACGTATTCCTGATTCAAACCATTTTGGAAGAAGAAGGCTATGCTATTAACACGGCAGACAATGGACCTTCTGCCCTAGCACAGATTGAACAGTCTGCACCAGATTTAGTGTTGCTAGACGTCATGATGCCAGGAATGGATGGCTTTGAAGTTACTCAGCGCATCCGGCAAAATACCAAATTGCCATTTATCCCGATTCTGCTAATCACCGCCTATGACCAACCCAGCGTAGCGCAGGGATTAGACATGGGTGCAGATGACTTTATTCGCAAACCCGTTGAAGTCGATGAATTGCTAGCCCGAGTGCGATCGCTGCTCCGACTAAAGCACAGTGTAGACGAACGCGACCAAATTGCCCGCCAACGGGAAGATTTTGTTTCCCGCCTAACTCACGATTTACGCACACCGCTAGTAGCAGCAGATCGGATGCTGTTACTGTTTCAGCAAGGTGCTTTAGGAGAACTATCGCCAACCATGCAGGAAGCTGTAGTAACAATGGTTCGCAGTAATCGCAACCTGCTGCAAATGGTGAATACTTTACTAGAGGTTTACCGCTTTGAAGCGGGTCGTAAAAATCTCACCTTCCTACCAGTTGATATTAAAGAGTTGCTCGAAGAGGTCGCTAAAGAGCTGACCCCCTTAGCTCAGGAAAAAGGATTGTCACTCCAGTTGCAGCTCACGCAACGCTCAGATATGAGCAAAGTTATGGGCGATCGCCTAGAACTCCACCGACTATTCGTCAACTTGGTAGGAAATGCAATTAAGTTTACC
This window of the Chroococcidiopsis sp. CCMEE 29 genome carries:
- the ureC gene encoding urease subunit alpha, with the translated sequence MSYRMDRRAYAETFGPTVGDRLRLADTELFIEVEQDFTTYGDEVKFGGGKVIRDGMGQSPISNADGAVDMVITNALILDWWGIVKADIGIKDGQIFKIGKAGNPYIQDNIDIIIGPGTEALAGEGMILTAGGVDSHIHFICPQQIETAIASGITTMIGGGTGPATGTNATTCTPGPWNIHRMLQAADAFPVNLGFLGKGNSSQPQGLIEQVAAGAMGLKLHEDWGTTPAAIDTCLSVADEYDVQVAIHTDTLNEAGFVEASITAFKGRAIHTYHTEGAGGGHAPDIIKVCGEANVLPSSTNPTRPYTVNTLDEHLDMLMVCHHLDPGIPEDVAFAESRIRRETIAAEDILHDLGAFSMIASDSQAMGRVGEVIIRTWQTAHKMKVQRGQLAEDTQHNDNFRAKRYVAKYTINPAITHGIANYVGSVEVGKLADLCLWHPAFFGVKPQIVIKGGAIAWSQMGDANASIPTPQPVHMRPMFGSFGGAIAATSLTFISQLALEKEIPAQLGLHKSAVAVSGTRQLNKKEMKLNDALPQMEVDPETYEVRADGILLTCEPATILPLAQRYFLF
- a CDS encoding hybrid sensor histidine kinase/response regulator, with amino-acid sequence MTAQSSPLDRILVVDDSPDNVFLIQTILEEEGYAINTADNGPSALAQIEQSAPDLVLLDVMMPGMDGFEVTQRIRQNTKLPFIPILLITAYDQPSVAQGLDMGADDFIRKPVEVDELLARVRSLLRLKHSVDERDQIARQREDFVSRLTHDLRTPLVAADRMLLLFQQGALGELSPTMQEAVVTMVRSNRNLLQMVNTLLEVYRFEAGRKNLTFLPVDIKELLEEVAKELTPLAQEKGLSLQLQLTQRSDMSKVMGDRLELHRLFVNLVGNAIKFTDTGSITIRLLTPTSSAAANTQAEQQPASYLAIEVEDTGPGIPPEEQAALFERFRQGSHKRSGSGLGLYLSRRIVEAHQGTIQVKSHLGKGSVFIVRLPIQQ